The genomic segment CTGTAAAATGTCGGAGAGATTCTGATTGACCGATTTCCTCAACCCAGGATATGTAGAAGGAAGCGAAACCAGCATGGTAACATATACCTATCATACATGTTAGCACGGCTCCCCCATGAGTAGTATTATTCGTACATTCAACAGCAGCCGGATATCACCAATATAATTTTCTTCAGTGCCTATGAGCTCCTCCAATATTCGACGGCGCTGCAAGGCTCGATCAAGAGCAGCAGAGTCCAACGGTAGAGACCTATCAACACACAGTTCTCCGGAAGTCCTAGGCTCAGCCTTGAATTGGTTGGTATCGTGGTCAGCTGGTGACGCACATCTGGAGATTGCCGTATCGGTTCTCGTCATCGAACTGAACCCGGCCAGGCTGACACTGGCGCTGCGAACAGCGGAAACAAATCTGAATGAAGACCCGCAAGATGATTTTGCACGGATTGGGTAGCACGATGACAATGTGCCGTACCGATCATCTGCCAGCCGAGAAAGATTTGGCAAGTTACGACTTTGTAACATTGGTGGCTGACAGGTATTCTTGCTTCGTTTCTGCATCGACTCCATCCATTTGCGGAAGGGTGATCTAGGACGAGCATCTTGATCGGTATCTAGATCTGGAAAAAGGGAAGTACAATTATCTGAGTCGGGGGACGCTTGAACTGAAAGCTTGTCGGAGGCAGGCTCTGAGACGCAAGCAATGTTTTCGATTCCGTCGCTGATCAGCAGAGACTTAATCTGCCTTCGCCTGTTGTTTAGTCCGTCACATACCTGCCCAGCGTATACACCCAACTGGAGAAGCCTGGAGTTGATAGTCTGTTTCCCCAAAGCTCGAGGGGTGGGATCCGTTGATCGGCAGCCATCACTAGAAGCTCGAGGTGTGTAAAAGGTTGAAACTACAATCGCCATAATGCTCAACAACCAAACTCAACAGAGTCCAAAAAAGGGTGATACAAAATTACTTCCAAGAAGGCCTCCCAAGATCAACGAATGGGTGCTACCAAAAAAACGAATCAAGGGTAGAGAGTATCATGGAATGGCGAGGAGAAATTGACAAGTGATTCAAAACCCCGAGTTATGTTCTTGCCCGCAGCCTGACAGCTGACAACAGCAGAGCTCAACTGTTgctgaggaaggagcagtCCACATTAGTCCAACCGACTGGCATTGTACCTCCTGCTTCGATTTCAATACAAATTTATGAGGATCAAACGCTGCAAAAGGAGAAGTAAAATAAGGAAGGCACACGTGCTCTCACTGCTATGCAAAGGAACGCCGGCGATGCCGCACGCTTTGCCAATTCCCCGTCTCTCAAAGAGTCAACCTGTGTCCTCTGTCATACCGAAAACTTCGCCATGCACCCGAAATAGTGGTTCAGTTACTCCTGCATATGATGCCGTGCGATTGACGATGCAGTGGCAGAAGTGAACGACCCTCGTATCCAGCTCCCATGCGCAAGCAGATTTTGAAGCAATCGGGATTCAGACAGCCACGTGTCCCGCCTATCGGTAGCTTCGGCACTAAATGGTAGGCTCGCATCTGTTGCGTACAAACGGCTGGCGATCTAGAAATTGATGCTTTTAGTCAAACATGTCAGGACTCGGAAGCAGGGATGGCGAGAAACCAGGAAACTGCTGTAATTCTCCTCAGCTGTTGCTGGCGACGCTAAAAACGCCATCTTTTCCAGAACGCTCTTTGTTTTCCGAATCGGAAAACGCAGAATGATGTGCATTATAACGACGTGGTTGACGCATGAAATGCTCTGCATGGTGTGGATTGCGAACAGTGGTTGGACATTTCCCATGTCGACGAGCCACAGTATGACACCGTGATACTGTTGCACCGCAGGTGGGAAAACCCACATGGCAACTACTTGATGGTCAATATTTCGTGGGCTAGTTAAAATAAACTTTATGTACTTGGTTCTAAAAGAGACGGGAACCAAGGTGAGTACGTCACTGGAAATGGGTTATTAGGTTGCTGATATCCAAATTCGAGACAGTGACCACTACTAGTTCGAGCAACACGACCCGCTCCAATGGCAATCATTTAAAGTTGCCCAAGCCAATATAAATGCACACCAAAAGTGCGAGACAATCCGCAATGCCGCCGAAGGTTCGGGAGATCGGTTCTTTAAACTCCCGGGGGCGATGGTCGACCTAGGCGGAGTGGCCGTTTTCGGCATCAACCCCTCATCAAGGCCACGCTGTAGAACATTATATGTATGTGTCGTGTTTCTATCAAACGTGTCTATTCGATAGTATAGAACTTGTCTCAATTTAACCgtgtcttttttttttttcgcaATGGCTGCTGCCGCCGTGTCCGTCCCCTTGTCACTTGGCCTTCCCGTGCCAGTTGGGTCCAACAAGGGGAAGGTCGCTcaagaaaacttggcttggctcAGGCCAACTTATAAAGATACTCCTATTGCTGAGATGCGAGATAGACTCAAAGAGGATGGTTACCTGTTTTTGAAGAACTTAATCCCAAGAGAGGACGTGCTTAAAGTTCGATCTGAGTGAGTGTCAATACCTATTCCACTTATACAACAAACCTCCGGAATTTGTTAAAACTGGTGCTATAACAAGATAATTAACCTAGTCCCAAGATACTTCACTCGGTATGCTCCAACTGGAATACTGGAGCCCGGGACCTCAACGGAAGCCGGCATATTCAACTCGACCCAGTCACCGGTAGCCCACGGTGGCATCGGTGCTGGCGAACTCCCTCCCACAGATCTGCAGGTCACAACCATGACGGAGGCGCACAAAGCTCCGGAATATCTTGACTTTGTGGCACACACGGACCTACGGAGTTTTATCAGGAACCTAATGGGGTGGGACAACGAAGTGCTACTCCAGCGGACAATGCTTCGGCACAACGTCCCAGGAGCGCTAAGTACCGCTGTACACTATGACAAGCTATTCCTTCGAGGCGGCGAGGCCTTTTTCCTCACTGCATGGATTCCCATTGGGGATGTGTCACAAAATGGCGGCGGGTTAATGTATCTGGCTGACTCGGCGGGGCTGGGCAGGTCCATCGAGGAGGACTTTACTCGCAGAGCTGCCGAACTGACTCCAGAGGAGAGGATCAgtgcattcaatgtcaatatgGAGAAGTATGGACAACTGTCTCAGAATGCCGCCGAGTTTGGTGAGAAGCACAAGCATCCGCGGTGGTTGGTGGCCAATTatgaagctggagatgttgtgtttCACGACCCATACATGATTCATACGAGTTCCTTCAATGAGGACGCAGAGGGTAAAATCAGATTAAGTACTGATTTGAGGTTTTATCGGGAAGGAAGCGATTTGGATCAGCGCTGGATGCAGTTTTGGAAACCAGGTGATGGGCTTTGAGGTGCATTGCGTTAGCTGTTTTTATATTCTGTCTTGCTCTTGATATTTCCATAGCCAGTCAATCCTTTGCTTAGACAGTGTGTTTGCAATATGAATATGATTCCTTACCGAAATTCTCCATggaagtactccgtactgagGAAGAGACTGA from the Pochonia chlamydosporia 170 chromosome 6, whole genome shotgun sequence genome contains:
- a CDS encoding phytanoyl-CoA dioxygenase (similar to Metarhizium robertsii ARSEF 23 XP_007823470.1) — translated: MAAAAVSVPLSLGLPVPVGSNKGKVAQENLAWLRPTYKDTPIAEMRDRLKEDGYLFLKNLIPREDVLKVRSEYFTRYAPTGILEPGTSTEAGIFNSTQSPVAHGGIGAGELPPTDLQVTTMTEAHKAPEYLDFVAHTDLRSFIRNLMGWDNEVLLQRTMLRHNVPGALSTAVHYDKLFLRGGEAFFLTAWIPIGDVSQNGGGLMYLADSAGLGRSIEEDFTRRAAELTPEERISAFNVNMEKYGQLSQNAAEFGEKHKHPRWLVANYEAGDVVFHDPYMIHTSSFNEDAEGKIRLSTDLRFYREGSDLDQRWMQFWKPGDGL